CCAGGATTACGACCTGCTGCTGCGCGTTACCGAGCTGACCGGCAAGATCGTCCATCTCCCCGCCGTCCTTTATCACTGGCGGATGAGCCCGAGCTCCTGCGCCGGGTCAGCCGACGCCAAGCCGGACGTCTTTACCCGGACGCGGGCGGTGCTTGAGGACGCCCTGCGGCGGCGCCGGCTTAACGCCCGGCCGCAGGCGAGCGGCAATATTTGGCTGCACCATGTTCGCTACGCCCTGCCAAACCATCCGCTGGTCAGCATCATTATCCCGACCCGGGACCGGCCGGATCTGATCGAAAAGTGCGTTGCCTCCATCCTGGCGAAAACCGATTATGCGCCTTATGAAATGATCATTATTAATAACGGCTCAGGGCGGCCCACCGCGCCGGACTCCCCGGCCAACCGGGTAAGGGTTATCGACTTGCCGGGACAGTTCAACTATTCAGCGATAAATAATTTCGCGGCCGGGCAGGCTCAAGGCGAAGTGCTGGTATTACTGAATGACGATACGGAAGTGCTCGAGCCGGCGTGGTTAACGGCGCTGGTCGAACAGGCGCTGCGGCCCGAGGTTGGGGCGGTCGGCGGCAAATTATTGTACCCGGACGGGACCATCCAACACGCGGGAGTGATCGAATCCCCTTACGGCCACCTGCACGCCTTTGCCCGGCAACCGGAAAACAAGAACGAGTTCTCCCTGGCGAACGCCATCAGGGACTGCGGCGCCGTCACCGGCGCTTGCCTGGCGATCCGGCGTGAAGCCTGGGAGCGGGTTGGCGGCTTAGATGAAAATTACCGGGTCATCCTTAGCGATGTCGACCTCTGCCATAAATTACGGCAGGCAGGATTGCTGATCGTTTATACCCCGTTAGCCCGCCTTTACCACCTTGAATCCGCCTCCCGGGGAACGGCCTGGTATCCGGAAGACGCGGCCGTCTTCCAGGCCAAATGGCGAAAGGGGCTCCCCCTTGACGACCCCTATTACAACCCGAACCTCAGTCTTGCCCCGGACCGGACCTTTCTCTGGCGCGGCTATTAACCCCTTTACTTCCGCGCCTGCAACGCTATAATAATGCTGTAGCCGATCCCTAAAGGAGGGTTAATAATGTCAGATATTAAGATGAACATGAGCACCTTTGACCGTTTCGCCCGGATCATCATCGGTGGCGTCCTGCTGCTGCTGGCGACTTACGTGCCGGTCAGCGGCCTAGTGGCTTGGCTCCTGGTCGTTGTCGGGCTTATCCTGATGCTGACCGGCCTGGCCGGCTGGTGCCCGTTGTATTCCCTGTTGAAGATCAGCACAAAATAATGAAGCGGCTCCTCTCCCTCCTGTTGCTCGGCGCTTTTTTGCTGGGGCTAGTACCTTTGGCGCCGGTCGCTGTCCGCTCGGCCGAAGGCAAGGCCCGCAAAAAGATCGTGCGGCGGGTAAAGAAAAAGAAAGCCGTTAAAAAGAAAAAGCGCGTTATCCGCAAGGCCAGGAAAGTCGCCAAAAAATCGGTCCGGCTGCCGAAAAAAACCGCACTTAAGAAGCCCGCGGCCAAAAAGCCGATCAAAGATGACGCTGAATACCAGCTGCCGGGCCGGACCGGCAATCTTACCCAGCGCTATTCCCTGGAAGAGGGGCTGGGAGAGCAAGAGGCCGACAACGTGATCGGCGAGCTCAAAGCCCTGGGGGCGGACGACGCCGCGATCGACGTCAACAATAACGCCCTGTCGGTCACTTTCAATCCCGCCGAGCTCTCCGCCATCGGCATCATCAAAAAGCTTAAAGAGCTCGGTTACACCGTTAAAAGGATAAATTAAAAGCTATGCTGAAAAAAACGCTCAAATGGGCGGGGATCGCGGCGGGAGGGCTGCTCCTCTTGCTGGTCATCGGGATAGTCGCCCTCCCCTTTGTCTTCCCGCTGGAAAAGATCAAGGATTTTGCCGTGGCCAAGATCAGCGAGACGATCCACCGCGAGGTCAAGATAGATAAGGTCTCGTTCGACCTCTTTTCCGGCATTAAACTGCAGGGCTTGTACGTCGGCAACCGGCCGGGATTTGCCAAACAGCCGTTCGTCACGGCCGACGCGATCGAGCTCCGCTATGCTTTCTGGCCGCTCTTCTCCCGGCAGGTGATCATCAAGGAGATCGCCCTGGTCAAGCCGCAGATCCTGGTCGAGAAGAACGCCCGCGGCGAATTCAATTTCTCGGACATGGTTGCCGGGAACGGCAAACCGGCGGCAAAACAGCCGGACAAGCCGGCCGCCAAGCCGCCTTTCGACCTTTTCGTTTCCTCCTTTAGCATCAAGAACGCCAAGCTGACGTATGCCGACCGCGCGGCCGGCACGGTCAACGAGGTCAAGAACTTTAACCTGAAGGTGGGCGGGTTCGAGCTGGCGCTCGTCAAGCCGATCGACCTGGCCGCTTCGGCCGTCGCCACCTATCAGGGGAAAGAGATCCCCCTCTCCCTCGGCGGCCAGATCGGCGTCAGCCTGGCGTCGGAAACGATCAACGTCAAGAACTTAACCCTGTCGATCGCGGGAGAAAGCCTCTCGGCCGGCGCGGCCGTCAGCGGCTGGCGCAAGGCGCCGCGGCTGAACGCGACGATCAGTTCGCAAAAGTTCAATGTCGACCCGCTGCTGGCCATCTTTGCCGGCGCGGCCAAAACCCCGTCGGCCAAACCGAAGCCGGGCGAGCTGACCAAAATGGTCAATGGCCTGACCGCGGCAATTCCCAGAAATGTCTCCGCCAATGTTAACCTGGATGTCGCCAACCT
This window of the Candidatus Margulisiibacteriota bacterium genome carries:
- a CDS encoding AsmA family protein, giving the protein MLKKTLKWAGIAAGGLLLLLVIGIVALPFVFPLEKIKDFAVAKISETIHREVKIDKVSFDLFSGIKLQGLYVGNRPGFAKQPFVTADAIELRYAFWPLFSRQVIIKEIALVKPQILVEKNARGEFNFSDMVAGNGKPAAKQPDKPAAKPPFDLFVSSFSIKNAKLTYADRAAGTVNEVKNFNLKVGGFELALVKPIDLAASAVATYQGKEIPLSLGGQIGVSLASETINVKNLTLSIAGESLSAGAAVSGWRKAPRLNATISSQKFNVDPLLAIFAGAAKTPSAKPKPGELTKMVNGLTAAIPRNVSANVNLDVANLTFQKFKVDKIDASLGLANKVATVKLKGVKIYEGLLSGNLQANLNTPGLAYEVKDLRLSGFNASPFSNAVVETFLTGMPDSKDLVNKVYGTLDISTSLTGRGVEPDAIMSNLNLHGSLVLKNGELKRLKTLAEIGKTLKSTSLQQDLKFGALYTAFSFANRVVTAKALKVEEADFKLYFNGGADLKSLKWVPGNKLTLKLAPHLTKDLPREYSIFKDAKGWFELSFEMTGDLKKPFPKPILDKPLEVLTEKVKAKIEAKKVEIVESAKTEVATKAAEVKKELEEKAKGAIKDLLKF
- a CDS encoding DUF2892 domain-containing protein — translated: MSDIKMNMSTFDRFARIIIGGVLLLLATYVPVSGLVAWLLVVVGLILMLTGLAGWCPLYSLLKISTK